The following proteins are encoded in a genomic region of Debaryomyces hansenii CBS767 chromosome G complete sequence:
- a CDS encoding DEHA2G23650p (similar to uniprot|P09440 Saccharomyces cerevisiae YBR084W MIS1 Mitochondrial C1-tetrahydrofolate synthase involved in interconversion between different oxidation states of tetrahydrofolate (THF)): MVAQLIDGKAIALQVRTKIHAEIDQIQSQHKDFKPTLTIIQVGSRADSSTYVRMKLKAAEEASVECNIINLPETITQFELINQIQKLNESQSVDGILVQLPIPDHLDEAVVTSAVLADKDVDGFGPFNAGELSKKGGNPHYLPCTPKGIMELLAQSQVQIAGANAVVLGRSDIVGKPIANLLTRANATVTTLHSQTPQNQVEAFLSHADIVVAAIGKAGFVRGEWLKEGAVVIDVGTNFISDASKKSGSRMVGDCDFESCSAKASKLTPVPGGVGPMTVATLLDNVIIAAKKHYAKNNETPKFTNPLKLNLQTPVPSDYEISRAQQPKKIDEVAYEAGILDNELELFGSYKAKVSLDILKRLENKKNGKYVLVTGITPTPLGEGKSTTTVGLAQALGAHLNKNVFANVRQPSMGPTFGIKGGAAGGGYSQVIPMDEFNMHVTGDIHAISMANNLLAAAIDTRMFHENTQKDGPLYKRLVPAKKGSRKFPTCMLKRLEKLGINKTDPNELTEEEVAQFVRLDIDPDTITWRRVVDCNDRFLRGVTIGEAPTERGMTRQTGFDISVASECMAILALANSLQDLRERLGNMVIASSKAGVPITCEDIGCAGALTALLKDAIKPNIMQTLEGTPVFVHAGPFANISIGASSILADKMALKLAGTSPSLSPEERKEQEGYVVTEAGFDFTMGGERFINIKCRSSGLVPDCIVIVATVRALKVHGGGPEVKAGAALAPEYTQENVELLRTGCSNLAKHISNAKAYGLPVVVAINKMSSDTDSEHEVIKEESLKAGAVDAIVSNHWEEGGKGAVELGQGIIEACNSQDKHFKFLYESEKSVEDKISAIAKEMYGAGEVEFLPEAQKKIETYTKQGFGNLPICIAKTQYSLSHDAALKGVPTGFKFPIRDVRASIGAGYLYALAAEIQTIPGLPTHCGFMNVEVNDDGEIEGLF; encoded by the coding sequence atggTTGCTCAGTTAATCGATGGTAAGGCTATTGCTTTACAGGTTCGTACCAAAATTCATGCAGAAATTGACCAAATTCAATCCCAACATAAGGATTTCAAGCCAACATTGactattattcaagttgGTTCTAGAGCCGATTCTTCTACATATGTTagaatgaaattaaaggCAGCAGAAGAGGCGTCCGTTGAGtgtaatattatcaatttacCAGAAACAATCACtcaatttgaattaataaatcaaattcaaaaattgaatgagTCACAATCTGTCGATGGTATTTTAGTTCAATTACCTATCCCAGATCATTTAGATGAAGCTGTTGTTACTAGTGCAGTTTTGGCAGATAAAGATGTTGATGGATTTGGTCCATTCAATGCTGGTGAATTAAGCAAGAAAGGTGGTAACCCACATTACTTACCATGTACCCCTAAAGGTATTATGGAATTATTAGCCCAATCCCAAGTTCAAATCGCAGGAGCTAATGCCGTCGTATTAGGTAGATCTGACATTGTTGGTAAACCAATTGCCAACTTGTTGACCAGAGCTAATGCTACCGTTACCACTTTGCATTCCCAAACTCCTCAAAACCAAGTCGAAGCTTTCTTATCGCACGCTGACATTGTTGTTGCGGCTATAGGTAAAGCAGGTTTTGTCAGAGGTGAATGGTTAAAGGAAGGCGCTGTTGTTATTGATGTTGGAACCAACTTCATTTCAGATGCTTCAAAGAAGTCCGGTTCTAGAATGGTTGGTGACTgtgattttgaatcatGTTCCGCAAAGGCATCTAAATTGACTCCAGTTCCAGGTGGTGTTGGCCCAATGACTGTTGCAACTTTGTTGGACAACGTTATTATTGCTGCCAAGAAACACTATGCCAAAAACAATGAAACTCCAAAGTTCACCAACccattgaaattgaacttACAAACGCCAGTTCCTTCTGATTACGAAATTTCAAGAGCTCAGCAACCTAAAAAGATCGATGAAGTTGCTTATGAAGCCGGTATCTTAGACAACGAATTAGAATTGTTTGGTTCTTACAAGGCTAAGGTTTCCttagatattttgaagCGTTTagaaaacaagaaaaatggTAAATATGTCTTAGTCACGGGTATTACTCCAACTCCATTAGGTGAAGGAAAGTCTACAACCACTGTTGGTTTAGCTCAAGCCTTAGGTGCGCATTTGAACAAAAACGTCTTTGCCAATGTGAGACAACCATCTATGGGTCCAACTTTCGGAATTAAAGGTGGTGCTGCTGGTGGTGGTTACTCTCAAGTTATTCCTATggatgaatttaatatgCACGTTACTGGTGATATTCATGCTATTTCTATGGCCAATAACTTATTAGCTGCTGCAATTGACACAAGAATGTTCCATGAAAACACTCAAAAGGACGGTCCATTATACAAAAGATTGGTTCCAGCCAAGAAGGGTTCTAGAAAATTCCCAACCTGTATGTTAAAAAGATTAGAAAAGTTAGGTATCAATAAGACTGATCCAAATGAATTaactgaagaagaagttgcTCAATTTGTTAGATTAGACATTGATCCTGATACCATTACTTGGAGAAGAGTTGTTGACTGTAACGATAGATTCTTGAGAGGTGTTACCATTGGTGAAGCACCAACTGAAAGAGGTATGACCAGACAAACTGGTTTCGACATTTCAGTTGCATCTGAATGTATGGCCATTTTAGCATTAGCCAATTCCTTACAAGATTTACGTGAAAGATTAGGTAATATGGTTATTGCTTCGTCTAAGGCTGGTGTTCCAATCACTTGTGAAGACATCGGTTGTGCTGGTGCTTTGACtgcattattgaaagatgcAATTAAACCAAATATTATGCAAACCTTAGAAGGTACTCCTGTCTTCGTCCACGCTGGTCCTTTTGctaatatttcaattggtGCTTCTTCTATTTTAGCTGATAAGATGGCATTGAAATTGGCAGGTACTTCTCCAAGCTTATCTCCAGAGGAAagaaaagaacaagaaggTTACGTTGTCACCGAAGCCGGTTTCGATTTCACAATGGGCGGTGAAagattcatcaatattaaatgTCGTTCATCAGGTTTAGTTCCAGACTGTATTGTTATTGTTGCTACTGTTCGTGCCTTGAAGGTTCATGGTGGTGGTCCAGAAGTTAAAGCCGGCGCTGCATTGGCTCCAGAATACACTCAAGAGAACGTTGAGTTATTGAGAACCGGTTGTTCCAACTTGGCCAAGCATATTTCTAATGCCAAGGCATATGGTTTACCAGTCGTTGTTGCTATCAATAAGATGTCTTCAGACACTGATAGCGAACACGAAGTTATCAAGGAAGAATCATTAAAGGCTGGTGCTGTTGATGCTATCGTCTCCAACCATTGGGAAGAAGGTGGTAAGGGTGCTGTTGAATTAGGTCAAGGTATTATTGAAGCCTGTAACTCTCAAGACAAGCATTTCAAGTTCTTGTATGAATCTGAAAAATCAgttgaagataaaatcaGTGCCATTGCTAAGGAAATGTACGGAGCCGGTGAAGTCGAATTTTTGCCAGAAGCCCAAAAGAAGATCGAAACCTACACCAAGCAAGGGTTCGGTAATTTACCAATCTGTATTGCAAAAACTCAATACTCGTTATCTCATGATGCGGCCTTAAAGGGTGTTCCAACTGGTTTCAAATTCCCTATTAGAGATGTCAGGGCTTCCATTGGTGCTGGTTATTTATACGCATTAGCTGCTGAGATCCAGACAATTCCTGGTTTACCTACTCACTGTGGTTTCATGAACGTCGAGGTCAATGATGATGGTGAAATCGAAGGTTTATTCTAG
- a CDS encoding DEHA2G23672p (some similarities with uniprot|Q12283 Saccharomyces cerevisiae YOR221C MCT1 Predicted malonyl-CoA:ACP transferase putative component of a type-II mitochondrial fatty acid synthase that produces intermediates for phospholipid remodeling and similar to CA4087|IPF5013 Candida albicans IPF5013): MFKSAAQCQRTLWVGPRWLSSTNKACVYAITCPGQGIIKDGLLVPYAKFQHHFQDSLEIIDESLNEKFSDKLLNSQVGFGKEWLIHTSNAQPAILATTYIICEIIRKEYGIDLPQNDKVKFLLGHSLGEYTALLLAGVLDLTGAIRLVRERGRLMEELVTNNDYSMVALMFKPSFFTEILLMSQEAEVLANVNSYQQIVLSGKSSKIDKTIAEINSESKKILKTVKLPVKIPFHNTILHEIEPKLLQLATPLQKPTKPIVANLQGEVSPDPFTCTIRANSKPVQWTKSMEYLVTNNVTDVINLGPGDVLQGLNSKFKVRNYSVDSVESMNELRNLFSA; encoded by the coding sequence ATGTTTAAATCAGCAGCTCAATGTCAAAGGACCTTATGGGTGGGGCCAAGATGGTTATCATCAACTAACAAGGCATGTGTATATGCAATTACATGCCCTGGACAAGGGATTATCAAGGATGGGTTATTAGTTCCGTATGCGAAATTCCAGCATCATTTCCAAGACAGTCTTGAGATCATCGATGAAAGTTTGAACGAAAAATTTAGTGATAAATTGTTGAATAGCCAAGTAGGATTCGGAAAGGAATGGCTCATACACACCTCTAATGCACAGCCAGCGATATTGGCAACAACCTACATAATATGTGAGATAATACGCAAGGAATACGGTATTGATTTACCCCAGAATGATAAGGTGAAGTTTTTGTTAGGCCATTCGCTAGGTGAATATACAGCTCTCTTGCTTGCGGGAGTGTTGGACTTGACCGGAGCAATAAGGCTAGTACGAGAAAGAGGACGGTTAATGGAAGAGTTGGTTACCAACAACGATTATTCGATGGTTGCGTTGATGTTCAAGCCCAGTTTTTTTACCGAAATTCTCTTGATGAGTCAGGAGGCGGAAGTGCTCGCAAACGTCAACTCGTACCAGCAAATAGTTTTGTCGGGCAAGTCGtcaaaaattgataagACTATAGCTGAGATAAATAgtgaatcaaagaaaatattgaagacaGTCAAATTGCCGGTCAAGATCCCGTTTCATAATACGATTTTGCATGAAATAGAGCctaaattattacaattagCTACACCTCTACAAAAGCCTACAAAACCTATAGTTGCAAACTTGCAAGGTGAGGTATCACCTGATCCATTTACATGCACGATAAGGGCCAATTCGAAACCTGTTCAATGGACAAAGTCAATGGAATACCTAGTAACAAACAATGTAACCGATGTTATAAATTTAGGTCCTGGGGATGTTTTGCAGGGACTCAATTCGAAATTCAAGGTTAGAAACTATAGTGTTGATTCTGTGGAATCTATGAATGAGTTACGGAATTTATTTAGTGCATAA
- a CDS encoding DEHA2G23694p (similar to uniprot|Q03973 Saccharomyces cerevisiae YDR174W HMO1 Chromatin associated high mobility group (HMG) family member involved in genome maintenance) produces MSELKNAKDTLVASLFELSKAAQDAATATVNFYKASSNENLNGESLNSLASTLNNIATSTSAAVPEVEEASSPVASAGAASGASVATNGGETQPEEKKKRKKVEKDPNAPKKPLTIYFAYSFYTRDQIRQERAKQGLSPLSASELNEIIKERWSSISPEEKSKWQSKYQNELQQYNILRDAYKAGKPDVGQIEPKSIEQITVPTIEPVKKAKSESKKRKSESKKSDDAEKSEKTEKEPKKSKKSKKSEKSEKS; encoded by the coding sequence ATGTCAGAACTTAAGAACGCTAAAGATACACTTGTTGCATCCCTTTTTGAACTTTCTAAGGCTGCACAAGATGCAGCAACCGCAACTGTCAATTTTTACAAAGCATCGTCAAATGAAAACCTTAATGGAGAATCATTAAACAGTTTGGCGTCTACATTGAACAATATTGCTACTAGCACATCTGCTGCTGTTCCGGAAGTGGAGGAAGCATCTTCTCCAGTGGCATCTGCTGGTGCTGCTTCTGGTGCTCTGGTGGCCACTAATGGTGGTGAGACTCaaccagaagaaaagaaaaagagaaagaaggtTGAAAAAGACCCTAATGCGCCAAAGAAGCCATTGACGATTTATTTTGCCTACTCATTCTACACTCGTGATCAAATCCGTCAAGAAAGAGCCAAGCAAGGTTTGAGTCCTTTATCGGCCTCCGAATTGAACGAAATAATCAAGGAACGTTGGAGCTCGATCAGTCCTGAAGAAAAGTCTAAATGGCAAAGcaaatatcaaaatgaattgCAGCAATACAATATTTTGAGGGATGCATACAAGGCTGGTAAGCCAGATGTTGGCCAGATCGAACCAAAGTCAATCGAGCAAATTACCGTTCCTACAATTGAGCCTGTAAAGAAGGCTAAATCTGAGTCAAAGAAACGTAAATCCGAATCAAAGAAACTGGATGATGCTGAAAAATCTGAGAAGACTGAGAAGGAACCCAAAAAGTCTAAAAAGTCTAAGAAATCAGAAAAATCGGAAAAATCCTAG
- a CDS encoding DEHA2G23716p (similar to uniprot|P53313 Saccharomyces cerevisiae YGR245C SDA1 Severe Depolymerization of Actin), with protein sequence MGKRRRAAILPTNIILLQNVVRRDPESYYEEFVQQYSHYESLRDIFLMNPSGASKGTEFGELIGFVSAVCDCYPKETSNYPDELKNLLLNNHRDLSPELREKIIQCLTMLRNKGIVSAESLIQTIFPLLSAYSNSSAASVSGQHIKALRHQIYSTLISLLKSVNTSSKNQKLNRSTQALLFNLLEQRDAQGLWATKLTRELWRRGIWDDSRTVEIMTQAALHPDVKVAVAGTKFFLGADKEREENFEDDSSDDEKFDMGALKHRFQVQKKSLKKTKKLEQAVKTMKKKSNAKNATTYLNFSAIHLLRDPQGFAEQLFARHLSGKNSNRFDLDQKILFMNLISRLIGTHKLTVLGIYSFFLKYLTPKQRNVTQIMAAAAQASHDLVPPESISTVVRKIADEFVSDGVATEVASAGINTIREILSRAPLAIDPTLLQDLTEYKGSKAKAVMSAARSLITLYREVAPQMLLKKDRGKTASMGLQVGEKNKAPQFGVESSVVTSIPGIELLAKWKKEHANGEEDDENNLENWEVEQGDVSDIEGDWVTVESDKEYDISDSEDEKDVKEDDAKPVDEEDSELDLSSDEDDDDEKDRPAKKLKKAEEVDEKKEEAIDAEKAMAELLSSRILTPADFAKLEELKVQAGVEKALGIKPNEEEVDSTTLVGKIKYKQLREERIAVAREGKDDREKFGSRRGKRDAPHSTTNREKARKKNFVMMIHKKSVQGKQKLSLRDRQKVLRAHITKQKKQGH encoded by the coding sequence ATGGgtaaaagaagaagagctGCTATATTACCAACTAACATTATTTTGTTACAAAATGTTGTTCGTCGTGATCCAGAATCAtattatgaagaatttgtaCAGCAATATTCTCATTATGAATCCTTGAGAGATATCTTTTTAATGAACCCTTCAGGAGCTAGTAAGGGCACTGAGTTTGGAGAGTTGATTGGTTTCGTTTCAGCAGTATGTGATTGTTATCCAAAGGAAACAAGTAACTATCCAGAcgaattgaagaatcttttattgaataacCATAGAGATTTATCACCGGAATTGagagaaaaaattattcaatgtttAACCATGTTAAGAAACAAGGGTATTGTTTCGGCAGAATCCTTaattcaaacaatttttcCATTGTTATCCGCATATAGTAACTCATCTGCTGCTTCAGTGAGTGGCCAACATATCAAAGCTTTAAGGCATCAAATTTACAGTACATTGATTTCACTTTTAAAATCGGTAAATACTAGTTCCAAGAACCAGAAGTTAAACAGATCTACTCAAgctttattattcaatttgttaGAGCAAAGAGATGCCCAGGGATTATGGGCCACAAAATTAACTAGAGAATTATGGAGAAGAGGTATCTGGGATGATTCGAGAACAGTAGAAATCATGACCCAAGCGGCTTTGCATCCTGATGTTAAGGTTGCTGTTGCCGGGACGAAGTTCTTTTTGGGTGCTGataaagaaagagaagaaaattttgaagatgatagTTCAGATGACGAAAAGTTCGATATGGGAGCCTTGAAACATAGATTTCAAGTCCAAAAGAAATCGCTTAAGAAGACTAAAAAATTAGAGCAAGCAGTTAAAacaatgaaaaagaaaagcaaTGCCAAAAATGCTACaacatatttgaatttctcGGCTATTCATTTGTTAAGAGATCCCCAAGGGTTCGCAGAGCAGTTATTTGCAAGGCATTTAAGTGGAAAGAATTCTAATAGGTTTGACTTagatcaaaaaattttgttCATGAACTTGATTTCCAGATTAATTGGTACACATAAGTTGACTGTACTTGgaatatattcattctttttGAAGTACTTGACTCCAAAACAAAGAAACGTTACTCAAATTATGGCTGCTGCTGCGCAAGCATCCCATGATTTGGTTCCACCAGAATCAATTTCGACTGTTGTTCGTAAGATTGCCGACGAGTTCGTTAGTGATGGTGTTGCAACAGAAGTTGCTTCAGCGGGTATTAATACTATTAGGGAGATCTTATCAAGAGCACCATTGGCCATCGATCCTACGTTATTACAAGATTTAACCGAATATAAGGGATCTAAAGCAAAGGCAGTTATGCTGGCTGCTAGATCTTTGATTACTTTATATAGGGAAGTTGCACCACAAATGTTGTTAAAGAAAGATAGAGGTAAGACAGCTAGTATGGGATTACAAGTCGGCGAAAAGAATAAAGCACCACAATTCGGTGTTGAAAGTTCCGTTGTCACGTCTATTCCTGGTATTGAGTTATTGGCCAAATGGAAGAAAGAACATGCAAatggtgaagaagatgatgaaaacaACTTAGAAAATTGGGAAGTAGAACAAGGTGATGTAAGCGATATTGAGGGTGACTGGGTTACAGTCGAATCTGACAAGGAGTATGATATCAGTGACtctgaagatgaaaaagatgTCAAAGAGGATGATGCTAAACCAGTGGATGAAGAGGACTCAGAATTGGATCTTTCTTCGgacgaagatgatgatgatgaaaaagataGACCTGCTAAGAAGTTAAAGAAGGCAGAAGAGGTAGacgaaaagaaagaagaagctatAGATGCAGAAAAAGCAATGGCTGAATTATTGTCGAGCAGAATATTAACTCCAGCAGATTTCGCAAAATTAGAGGAATTGAAAGTCCAAGCAGGTGTTGAAAAGGCATTGGGTATTAAGCCCAATGAAGAAGAGGTCGATTCGACAACATTGGTTGgcaaaatcaaatacaaaCAATTACgtgaagaaagaattgcTGTAGCTAGAGAAGGTAAAGACGACCGTGAGAAGTTTGGTTCTAGAAGAGGTAAGAGAGACGCTCCTCATTCTACTACTAATAGAGAGAAGgcaagaaagaagaatttcGTTATGATGATTCATAAAAAATCTGTGCAAGGTAAGCAGAAGTTGTCATTACGTGATAGACAAAAGGTTTTACGTGCACATATCACGAAGCAGAAGAAACAAGGCCATTAA